In the genome of Rhizobium rhizogenes, one region contains:
- a CDS encoding amino acid ABC transporter permease, whose translation MAGNAVSSQRSRAQSASSLIYDPRIRGVFYQVLTVVILTAFVWIIVTNTITNLQRSNISSGFGFLNGRAGFDIGQSLIAYTSDATYGRALLVGILNTIQVAFFGIIAASIIGFIVGIARLSNNWLISKLAQAYVEIFRNIPPLLVIFFWYKGVISVLPQARESLELPLGSYLNNRGFFFPKPLWGDGIWLVPVAFLVAIVISVFIYRWAKARQEKTGQQFRTGLTLTLLIIGLPLATFLALGAPLTFDYPIAGRFNLTGGAVVAPEFMSLFLALSFYTASFIAEIVRGGIKAVAKGQTEAADALGLRSSTTTRLIVVPQAMRIIIPPLTSQFLNLTKNSSLAVAVGFADIVSVGGTILNQTGQAVEVVAIWLVIYLSLSLLTAVVMNWFNAKMALVER comes from the coding sequence ATGGCAGGCAACGCGGTCAGTTCGCAACGATCGCGCGCGCAAAGCGCGTCGTCACTTATCTACGATCCACGCATACGCGGAGTTTTCTATCAGGTCCTGACTGTCGTCATCCTGACCGCCTTCGTCTGGATCATCGTGACGAATACGATCACCAATCTTCAACGGTCCAACATTTCATCCGGCTTCGGCTTCCTCAATGGAAGAGCCGGCTTCGATATCGGCCAGTCGCTGATCGCTTATACCAGCGACGCGACCTATGGCCGTGCATTGCTCGTTGGCATTCTCAACACGATCCAGGTCGCATTTTTCGGCATCATCGCCGCCTCGATCATCGGTTTCATCGTCGGCATCGCCCGGCTCTCCAACAACTGGCTGATTTCGAAGCTCGCGCAGGCCTATGTGGAAATCTTCCGCAACATCCCGCCGCTGCTCGTCATCTTCTTCTGGTACAAGGGCGTCATCTCCGTTCTGCCGCAGGCCCGCGAATCGCTGGAACTGCCGCTCGGCAGCTATCTCAACAATCGCGGTTTCTTCTTTCCGAAGCCGCTCTGGGGTGACGGTATCTGGCTCGTGCCGGTGGCCTTCCTCGTCGCCATCGTCATCAGCGTCTTCATCTATCGCTGGGCCAAGGCGAGGCAGGAGAAAACCGGTCAGCAGTTCCGCACCGGCCTTACCCTGACGCTTCTCATCATCGGCCTGCCGCTTGCGACATTCCTCGCGCTCGGCGCACCGCTGACATTCGACTATCCGATTGCCGGACGGTTCAATCTCACCGGCGGCGCGGTCGTTGCGCCTGAATTCATGTCGCTGTTCCTCGCGCTGTCCTTCTACACCGCCTCCTTCATCGCCGAGATCGTTCGCGGCGGCATCAAGGCTGTGGCAAAGGGGCAGACGGAAGCAGCGGATGCGCTCGGGCTTCGTTCCAGCACCACGACACGCCTGATCGTCGTGCCGCAGGCGATGCGCATCATCATCCCGCCGCTGACGAGCCAGTTTCTCAACCTGACCAAGAACTCCTCGCTTGCGGTCGCTGTCGGTTTCGCCGACATCGTCTCCGTCGGCGGCACGATCCTGAACCAGACGGGTCAGGCGGTCGAAGTGGTTGCGATCTGGCTGGTCATCTATCTCTCGCTGTCCCTGCTCACGGCCGTGGTCATGAACTGGTTCAACGCGAAAATGGCCCTGGTGGAGCGATAA
- a CDS encoding amino acid ABC transporter permease produces the protein MTTSNHAFVRQTIEEARPAPSSAVGLGHWLRTKLFATPKDTVLTVLAIALLAYLVPPIVKWLFIDAVWTGSDRIACLTASQGGALPDGQSGACWAFVSAKLGQFVFGRYPLDERWRPILVMVAFAILLIPMLIPKAPFKRLNALALFIILPFIAFFLLIGGVFGLPKVETQLWGGLMVTLILSFFGITVSLPFGILLALGRRSNLPVIKMLCVLFIEVIRGIPLITVLFFASIMLPLFLPDGWTFDKFLRALVGVSLFSSAYMAEVIRGGLQAIPKGQYEGADSLGLNYWQKTRLIVLPQALKLVIPGIVNTFIGLFKDTSLVSIIGMFDLLGIVTLNQSDANWATPVTAMTGYIFAGFVFWIFCFGMSRYSLFMERHLDTGHKR, from the coding sequence ATGACAACAAGCAATCACGCCTTCGTGCGACAGACCATCGAGGAAGCCCGGCCCGCACCGTCAAGCGCCGTCGGACTGGGCCATTGGCTGCGCACCAAACTTTTCGCCACGCCAAAGGATACGGTCCTCACCGTCCTTGCCATCGCCCTGCTCGCCTATCTGGTGCCGCCGATCGTCAAGTGGCTCTTCATCGACGCGGTATGGACCGGCAGCGATCGTATCGCCTGCCTGACCGCTTCGCAGGGCGGTGCGCTGCCGGACGGCCAGTCCGGTGCGTGCTGGGCCTTCGTATCGGCCAAGCTCGGACAATTCGTCTTTGGCCGCTATCCGCTCGATGAGCGCTGGCGTCCGATCCTTGTGATGGTGGCGTTCGCCATCCTCCTGATCCCGATGCTGATTCCAAAAGCGCCATTCAAGCGCCTCAACGCGCTGGCACTTTTCATCATCCTGCCTTTCATTGCGTTTTTCCTGCTCATCGGCGGCGTCTTCGGTCTGCCGAAGGTGGAAACGCAGCTGTGGGGCGGCCTGATGGTGACCCTGATCCTGTCCTTCTTCGGGATCACGGTCTCCCTGCCCTTCGGCATTCTTCTGGCACTCGGCCGGCGCTCCAACCTGCCGGTGATCAAGATGCTCTGCGTGCTCTTCATCGAAGTCATCAGAGGCATTCCGCTGATCACCGTCCTGTTCTTCGCCAGCATCATGCTGCCGCTGTTCCTGCCCGACGGCTGGACCTTCGACAAGTTCCTGCGCGCGCTCGTCGGTGTGTCGCTCTTCTCGTCCGCCTATATGGCGGAGGTGATCCGCGGCGGCCTGCAGGCCATTCCCAAGGGACAATATGAAGGTGCCGATTCGCTCGGCCTGAACTACTGGCAGAAGACGAGACTGATCGTGCTGCCGCAGGCGTTGAAGCTCGTCATTCCGGGCATCGTCAACACCTTCATCGGGCTGTTCAAGGACACGTCGCTAGTCTCGATCATCGGCATGTTCGACCTGCTCGGCATTGTCACACTCAACCAATCGGATGCGAACTGGGCCACGCCCGTCACCGCCATGACTGGCTATATTTTCGCAGGCTTCGTATTCTGGATATTCTGCTTCGGCATGTCGCGTTATTCGCTGTTCATGGAACGGCACCTCGACACCGGGCATAAACGATAA
- a CDS encoding amino acid ABC transporter ATP-binding protein — protein MAETQAKKLAVSTTDVAIELIGMNKWYGDFHVLRDINLKVMRGERIVIAGPSGSGKSTMIRCINRLEEHQSGTINVDGIELTNDLKKIDEVRREVGMVFQHFNLFPHLTILENCTLAPIWVRKMPKKEAEEVAMHYLKRVKIPEQANKYPGQLSGGQQQRVAIARSLCMKPKIMLFDEPTSALDPEMVKEVLDTMVSLAEDGMTMLCVTHEMGFARQVANRVIFMDQGQIVEQNSPAEFFDNPQHERTRLFLSQILH, from the coding sequence ATGGCAGAAACCCAAGCAAAAAAACTGGCCGTCTCGACAACGGACGTGGCAATCGAACTCATCGGCATGAACAAGTGGTATGGCGACTTCCACGTGCTGCGCGATATCAACCTCAAGGTCATGCGCGGTGAGCGTATCGTCATTGCCGGCCCTTCCGGCTCTGGCAAATCGACCATGATCCGCTGCATCAACCGGCTGGAAGAGCACCAGTCCGGCACCATCAATGTCGATGGCATCGAACTCACCAACGATCTGAAAAAGATCGATGAGGTGCGTCGTGAAGTCGGCATGGTGTTCCAGCACTTCAACCTCTTCCCGCATCTGACGATCCTCGAAAATTGCACGCTGGCGCCGATCTGGGTTCGCAAGATGCCGAAGAAGGAAGCCGAAGAAGTGGCGATGCACTATCTGAAGCGCGTCAAGATTCCCGAGCAGGCGAACAAGTATCCCGGCCAGCTCTCCGGCGGCCAGCAGCAGCGCGTGGCGATTGCCCGCTCGCTCTGCATGAAGCCGAAGATCATGCTGTTCGACGAGCCGACCTCGGCGCTCGACCCGGAAATGGTGAAAGAAGTGCTCGACACCATGGTCAGCCTCGCCGAAGACGGTATGACCATGCTGTGCGTCACCCACGAAATGGGCTTCGCCCGCCAAGTGGCAAACCGCGTCATCTTCATGGACCAGGGCCAGATCGTCGAACAGAACTCGCCCGCCGAATTCTTTGACAATCCGCAGCACGAGCGCACTCGGCTGTTCCTCAGCCAGATTCTGCACTGA
- a CDS encoding LL-diaminopimelate aminotransferase translates to MEEFHKVRRLPQYVFEQVNRLKASARAAGADIIDLGMGNPDLPTPKAIVDKLCEVVQDPRTHRYSSSKGIPGLRRAQAAYYARRFGVKLNPDTQVVATLGSKEGFANMAQAITAPGDVILCPNPTYPIHAFGFLMAGGVIRSMNVEPDESFFGPLERAVRHSIPKPLALIINYPSNPTAHVASLDFYKDVIAFAKKHEIIVLSDLAYSEIYFDENNPPPSVLEVPGAIDVAVEFTSMSKTFSMPGWRMGFAVGNERLIAALTRVKSYLDYGAFTPIQVAATHALNGDGSDIAEVRNVYRRRRDVMVDTFGKAGFEVPPPAATMFAWAKIPEKFRHLGSLEFSKLLVEKADIAVAPGIGFGEMGDDYVRLALVENEHRIRQAARNLKRFLSSADETMHNVVSLNAHR, encoded by the coding sequence ATGGAAGAGTTTCACAAGGTCCGGCGTCTGCCGCAATACGTCTTCGAACAGGTCAACCGTTTGAAAGCGAGCGCGCGAGCGGCCGGGGCCGATATCATCGATCTCGGCATGGGCAATCCCGACCTTCCGACCCCCAAGGCGATCGTCGACAAGCTTTGCGAAGTCGTTCAGGACCCGCGCACCCATCGTTATTCCTCGTCCAAGGGCATTCCCGGCCTTCGCCGCGCGCAGGCCGCCTATTATGCGCGCCGTTTCGGCGTGAAGCTGAACCCCGATACCCAGGTCGTCGCCACGCTCGGCTCCAAGGAAGGCTTCGCCAATATGGCGCAGGCCATCACGGCACCTGGTGACGTGATCCTGTGTCCGAACCCGACCTATCCGATCCATGCCTTCGGCTTCCTGATGGCGGGCGGCGTTATCCGCTCGATGAATGTCGAGCCGGATGAGAGCTTCTTCGGGCCCTTGGAGCGCGCGGTGCGCCACTCCATTCCCAAACCGCTGGCGCTGATCATCAACTACCCGTCGAACCCGACGGCGCATGTGGCCTCGCTGGATTTCTACAAGGACGTCATCGCCTTTGCGAAGAAGCACGAGATCATCGTGCTTTCCGACCTTGCCTATTCGGAAATCTATTTCGACGAAAACAATCCGCCGCCTTCGGTTCTGGAGGTTCCCGGCGCAATTGACGTTGCGGTGGAGTTCACCTCCATGTCGAAGACCTTCTCCATGCCCGGCTGGCGCATGGGCTTTGCCGTCGGCAACGAGCGGCTGATCGCGGCGCTGACGCGCGTGAAGTCCTATCTCGATTACGGTGCCTTCACGCCGATCCAGGTTGCGGCGACCCATGCGCTGAACGGTGACGGTTCCGACATCGCCGAAGTGCGCAATGTCTATCGCCGCCGCCGCGATGTCATGGTCGACACCTTCGGCAAGGCCGGTTTCGAGGTTCCGCCGCCGGCGGCGACGATGTTCGCCTGGGCGAAGATCCCGGAAAAATTCCGCCATCTCGGCAGCCTGGAATTCTCCAAGCTTCTGGTCGAGAAGGCCGATATCGCCGTTGCTCCCGGCATCGGCTTTGGCGAGATGGGCGATGATTACGTCCGTCTCGCGCTCGTGGAAAACGAGCATCGAATTCGTCAGGCAGCGCGCAATCTGAAGCGTTTCCTGTCGAGCGCAGACGAAACGATGCACAATGTCGTTTCGCTTAACGCCCACAGATAA
- a CDS encoding amino acid ABC transporter substrate-binding protein, with translation MKKAILSAAIGAAVLGGASVASAATLQDVKGKGFVTCGVSAGIPGFSNPDDKGEWSGIDVDYCRGIATAVFGDPSKAKFVALSSKDRFPALQSGEVDVLTRNTTWTISRDTSLGFNFRTVNYYDGQGFIAKKGLNVKSALELSGAAVCVQTGTTTELNLADYFKTNNLQYNPVVFEKEADATSAYDSGRCDVYTTDQSGLYAIRLKLKNPDDNIVLPEVISKEPLGPAVRQGDDQWFDIVTWVHYAMVNAEELGITSKNVDEQKNSANPDIKRLLGTEEGTKIGTDLGVTNDWAYNIIKLVGNYGEVFDRNVGAGSPLKIERGQNALWTKGGLQYAPPVR, from the coding sequence ATGAAAAAGGCAATTCTGTCAGCCGCCATTGGCGCAGCAGTTTTGGGAGGAGCCTCGGTCGCTTCGGCTGCGACACTTCAGGACGTGAAGGGAAAAGGTTTCGTCACCTGCGGCGTGAGCGCCGGCATTCCGGGATTTTCCAATCCCGATGACAAGGGCGAATGGTCCGGCATCGACGTGGACTATTGCCGTGGCATTGCCACAGCGGTTTTCGGTGACCCTTCCAAGGCGAAGTTTGTCGCTCTTTCGAGCAAGGACCGCTTCCCTGCCCTCCAGTCCGGTGAAGTCGACGTTCTGACCCGTAACACCACCTGGACCATCAGCCGCGACACGTCGCTCGGCTTCAACTTCCGCACCGTCAACTACTATGACGGTCAGGGCTTTATCGCCAAGAAGGGCCTCAACGTGAAGTCCGCACTTGAGCTTTCCGGCGCCGCCGTCTGCGTTCAGACCGGCACGACCACCGAGCTCAATCTCGCCGACTACTTCAAGACCAACAACCTGCAGTACAATCCGGTCGTTTTCGAAAAGGAAGCCGACGCAACCTCCGCCTATGATTCCGGCCGTTGCGACGTCTACACCACCGACCAGTCCGGCCTCTACGCCATCCGCCTGAAGCTGAAGAACCCGGACGACAACATCGTCCTGCCCGAGGTCATCTCCAAGGAGCCGCTCGGACCGGCCGTTCGTCAGGGTGACGACCAATGGTTCGACATCGTGACCTGGGTTCACTACGCGATGGTCAATGCCGAAGAGCTGGGCATCACCTCCAAGAACGTCGATGAGCAGAAGAACAGCGCCAATCCGGACATCAAGCGTCTGCTCGGCACGGAAGAAGGCACCAAGATCGGTACCGATCTCGGCGTGACCAACGACTGGGCCTACAACATCATCAAGCTGGTGGGTAACTACGGCGAAGTCTTCGACCGCAACGTCGGTGCAGGCTCGCCGCTGAAAATCGAACGTGGCCAGAACGCGCTGTGGACCAAGGGCGGCCTGCAATACGCACCGCCGGTCCGTTGA
- a CDS encoding nucleoside hydrolase, whose translation MHKVIFDTDPGVDDAMALLFLHRHPDIDLIGVTTVFGNAPIDITTRNALFLKREWQMTAPVAKGAGVTFDPARKEGHWPTFIHGENGLGDIDIPETIDLPLDPRPAHRFIIETVKANPGEVTLIAVGRMTNLALALREEPDFAALVKDVIVMGGAFDMNGNVSPAAEANIHGDPEAADLVFTAPWRVVVVGLDVTTKTVMTSAFMAEMAKAGGKPVQLLSDLSQFYIDFYKTRTGDGMVVHDSCACVYLVAPELFETRSGPVRVVCGGLADGQTIQKPDGRAFPPGDWDGHPSQLVCTDIKPERVLSLIRAAIVNGERG comes from the coding sequence ATGCATAAAGTGATATTCGATACGGATCCGGGTGTGGATGACGCCATGGCGCTTCTGTTCCTGCACCGTCACCCCGATATCGATCTGATCGGCGTCACCACGGTTTTCGGCAATGCGCCCATCGATATCACCACCCGCAATGCGCTGTTCCTGAAGCGGGAATGGCAGATGACGGCGCCGGTTGCGAAAGGTGCTGGCGTAACATTCGATCCCGCCCGCAAGGAAGGCCACTGGCCGACCTTCATCCATGGCGAAAACGGTCTCGGCGATATCGATATCCCTGAAACCATCGATCTGCCGCTCGATCCGCGTCCGGCGCATCGTTTCATCATCGAGACGGTGAAGGCCAATCCGGGTGAAGTGACGCTGATCGCCGTCGGCCGCATGACCAATCTGGCGCTGGCGCTGCGCGAGGAGCCGGATTTTGCCGCACTGGTGAAAGACGTCATCGTCATGGGCGGCGCCTTCGACATGAACGGCAACGTGTCGCCAGCGGCCGAGGCTAATATCCACGGCGACCCTGAAGCGGCCGATCTCGTCTTCACCGCGCCCTGGCGTGTGGTCGTCGTCGGTCTCGACGTAACGACGAAAACGGTAATGACCAGCGCCTTCATGGCCGAGATGGCAAAGGCCGGCGGCAAGCCGGTGCAGCTCTTGTCCGACCTGTCGCAATTCTACATCGATTTCTACAAGACCCGCACCGGCGACGGCATGGTGGTGCATGACAGCTGCGCCTGCGTCTATCTCGTCGCGCCTGAGCTTTTCGAGACCCGCAGCGGCCCGGTGCGTGTGGTCTGCGGCGGGCTTGCCGACGGCCAGACCATCCAGAAGCCGGATGGCCGCGCCTTTCCGCCGGGTGACTGGGACGGGCATCCGAGCCAGCTCGTCTGCACGGATATCAAGCCGGAGCGCGTGCTTTCGCTCATCCGCGCGGCAATTGTGAACGGCGAGCGTGGCTGA
- a CDS encoding homoserine dehydrogenase, giving the protein MADSLRIGIAGLGTVGASLVRILQQRSNELAITCGRAIEIIAVSARDRSRDRGIDLKGITWFDTPEQLASEADIDVFVELVGGASGQAENAVRAALARGLHVVTANKALLAKHGVELATIAEDKGALLNFEAAVAGGIPVIKALRESLTGNHVSRIYGIMNGTCNYILTKMEKEGLSFEACLKEAQRLGYAEADPAFDIEGNDTAHKLAILTTLAFGNKISADDIYLEGITNISSEDIQAAAELGYRIKLLGVAQVTESGIEQRVHPTMVPLDSVIAQVDGVTNAVAIESDILGELLMVGPGAGGNATASAVLGDIADIAKSRPGAQQVPVLGRPAKSLTDYRRAKMKSHEGGYFIRLTVKDQAGVFASIASRMADNNISLESIVQRQRVHVEGAPQTIILVTHATMEDAIRKAVKAIKNEKYLVSEPQVIRIERT; this is encoded by the coding sequence ATGGCAGATTCATTGAGAATCGGCATAGCGGGGCTCGGCACTGTCGGCGCTTCGCTCGTGCGCATCCTCCAGCAGAGAAGCAACGAACTTGCGATTACCTGCGGACGCGCGATTGAGATTATTGCGGTGAGCGCGCGCGACCGTTCGCGTGACCGCGGCATCGATCTCAAGGGTATTACCTGGTTCGACACGCCGGAACAGCTGGCGAGCGAAGCCGATATCGACGTGTTCGTCGAACTGGTCGGTGGCGCTTCCGGCCAGGCTGAAAATGCAGTGCGGGCCGCACTTGCACGCGGTCTCCATGTGGTGACAGCCAACAAGGCGCTGCTGGCCAAGCACGGCGTGGAACTGGCGACCATTGCTGAAGACAAGGGCGCGCTTCTCAACTTCGAAGCGGCGGTAGCCGGCGGTATTCCCGTCATCAAGGCGCTGCGTGAATCCTTGACCGGCAACCATGTGTCGCGCATCTACGGCATCATGAACGGCACCTGCAACTACATCCTCACCAAGATGGAGAAGGAAGGGTTGTCCTTCGAGGCCTGTCTGAAGGAAGCACAGCGGCTGGGTTACGCCGAAGCCGATCCGGCTTTCGATATCGAGGGCAACGACACCGCTCACAAGCTCGCCATTCTGACGACGCTTGCCTTCGGCAACAAGATTTCGGCCGATGACATCTATCTCGAAGGCATCACCAATATTTCGAGCGAGGATATTCAGGCGGCCGCCGAACTCGGTTATCGTATCAAGCTTCTCGGCGTGGCGCAGGTGACTGAATCCGGTATCGAACAGCGGGTGCATCCAACCATGGTGCCGCTCGATTCCGTCATCGCGCAGGTCGATGGCGTGACCAATGCGGTGGCGATCGAATCCGATATTCTCGGCGAATTGCTGATGGTTGGTCCGGGTGCCGGCGGCAACGCCACCGCGTCCGCCGTGCTGGGTGACATCGCCGATATCGCCAAGAGCCGTCCCGGCGCCCAGCAGGTGCCTGTGCTCGGCCGTCCGGCGAAATCGCTGACGGACTATCGTCGCGCCAAGATGAAGAGCCATGAGGGCGGTTATTTCATCCGCCTGACGGTGAAGGATCAGGCTGGCGTCTTTGCTTCCATCGCCAGCCGCATGGCTGACAATAACATCTCGCTGGAATCCATCGTGCAGCGCCAGCGCGTGCATGTGGAAGGCGCGCCGCAGACCATCATTCTCGTTACCCATGCGACGATGGAAGATGCGATCCGCAAGGCCGTGAAGGCGATCAAGAACGAGAAATATCTCGTCAGCGAACCGCAGGTCATCCGCATCGAGCGGACCTGA
- a CDS encoding TSUP family transporter yields MQDIALNVFIVLFCIAIFAGFIDSIAGGGGLITIPAMLIMGIAPLDTLGTNKLQSQFGSASATLAYARRGHVDLKEQLPMGLMAMLGGMLGAVTAAFVPADLLRTIMPFLLIAIALYFAFKPQLSDIDSHRRITPFVFGLTVAPLVGFYDGVFGPGAGSFYMLAFVALAGFGMLKATAHTKLLNLGSNFGGFVVFAIGGAVLWKLGLAMGVGQFIGAQIGSRFAMKNGAKIIRPLLVLSCLAMATKLLVDASSAWSIATIWETIFPK; encoded by the coding sequence GTGCAAGACATCGCCCTCAACGTATTTATCGTCCTCTTCTGCATCGCCATCTTTGCCGGATTTATCGATTCCATCGCCGGCGGCGGCGGCCTCATCACCATTCCGGCAATGCTGATCATGGGTATTGCGCCGCTCGACACGCTCGGCACCAACAAGCTGCAATCGCAGTTCGGCTCGGCCTCGGCCACGCTTGCCTATGCCCGGCGCGGCCATGTCGATCTGAAGGAACAATTGCCGATGGGGCTGATGGCCATGCTTGGCGGCATGCTGGGCGCCGTCACCGCCGCCTTCGTGCCGGCCGATCTGCTGCGCACCATCATGCCGTTCCTGCTGATCGCGATTGCGCTTTATTTCGCCTTCAAGCCGCAGCTCAGCGATATCGACAGTCACCGCCGCATCACACCCTTCGTGTTCGGCCTCACCGTCGCGCCGCTGGTCGGCTTTTACGATGGTGTTTTCGGCCCCGGTGCGGGGTCCTTCTACATGCTGGCTTTTGTGGCGCTCGCCGGTTTCGGCATGCTGAAGGCGACCGCCCATACCAAGCTTCTGAACCTCGGCTCGAACTTCGGCGGATTCGTCGTCTTCGCCATTGGCGGCGCGGTTCTGTGGAAGCTGGGATTGGCCATGGGTGTAGGACAGTTCATCGGCGCGCAGATCGGATCACGCTTCGCCATGAAAAACGGCGCGAAGATCATCCGCCCGCTTCTCGTTCTGTCCTGTCTGGCAATGGCGACGAAGCTTCTTGTCGATGCTTCATCCGCCTGGTCCATCGCCACGATCTGGGAAACCATCTTTCCGAAATGA
- the recJ gene encoding single-stranded-DNA-specific exonuclease RecJ, which produces MAMMEPADAVARAFLSVERSATEQRWVSRLDQAGQNRALAMSQIHAIPELIARVLAGRGVGVDDALAFLDPTIRSLMPDPHMLTDCEKAAERLVRAVETGEKVAIFGDYDVDGAASSALMFRFLAHFGLTPQIYIPDRIFEGYGPNPAAMQQLAANGATLIVTVDCGSTSHESLQAARDAGTDVVVIDHHQVGTELPPAVALVNPNREDDLSGQGHLCAAGVVFLVLVATLRILKDRRHRQAFTLDLLSLLDIVALATVCDVVPLKGLNRAYVVKGLIAARHMNNAGLAALFKKAGLGGPVTPYHFGFLIGPRINAGGRIGDAALGSRLLTIDDASQAEVIAERLDELNRERQAMEAAMLAEAEAEALFEYGDGSGAGVIVTARENWHPGIVGLLASRLKDRFRRPAFAIAFDPSGKGTGSGRSITGFDMGRMVRAAVEAGLLVKGGGHAMAAGLTVERANLGKLRTFFEDAAAKTVNELVESSVLKIDGAIGASGATLQLVDQLEQAGPYGSGHSQPIFAVPSHRLRDVRLVGTSHVKITLEAMDGSRLDGIAFRAAEAPLGQMLLNARGRNIHVAGTVGADLWQGQRRVQLRVLDAAFAP; this is translated from the coding sequence ATGGCAATGATGGAGCCGGCCGATGCCGTGGCCCGCGCGTTTCTGAGCGTGGAGCGGTCGGCGACAGAACAGCGCTGGGTGTCGCGGCTGGATCAGGCCGGACAGAACCGTGCGCTGGCCATGTCCCAGATCCACGCCATTCCTGAACTGATCGCGCGGGTGCTTGCCGGGCGCGGCGTGGGTGTCGATGACGCCCTGGCGTTCCTTGATCCGACCATCCGCTCGCTGATGCCCGACCCGCATATGCTGACCGATTGCGAGAAGGCCGCCGAGCGGCTGGTGCGCGCGGTCGAGACGGGTGAGAAGGTGGCGATCTTCGGCGATTACGATGTCGACGGTGCTGCCTCCTCCGCGCTGATGTTTCGTTTTCTCGCGCATTTCGGGCTGACGCCGCAAATCTATATTCCCGACCGCATTTTCGAAGGCTACGGCCCGAATCCGGCAGCGATGCAGCAGCTTGCCGCCAATGGCGCGACGCTGATCGTGACGGTCGATTGCGGCTCCACCAGCCATGAATCGCTGCAGGCCGCCAGGGATGCGGGAACGGATGTGGTGGTGATCGACCACCATCAGGTCGGCACGGAGCTGCCGCCCGCCGTGGCGCTGGTCAATCCCAACCGTGAGGACGATCTGTCGGGGCAGGGGCATCTCTGCGCCGCCGGCGTGGTGTTCCTCGTGCTGGTCGCCACGCTGCGCATATTGAAGGACAGGCGGCACAGGCAGGCTTTCACGCTCGATCTCCTGTCGCTTCTCGATATCGTCGCGCTTGCCACCGTATGCGATGTGGTGCCGCTGAAGGGGCTCAACCGCGCCTATGTGGTGAAGGGGCTTATCGCCGCGCGCCACATGAACAATGCCGGGCTTGCCGCCCTGTTCAAGAAGGCGGGGCTGGGCGGGCCTGTCACACCCTATCATTTCGGTTTCCTGATCGGCCCCCGCATCAATGCCGGCGGCCGCATCGGCGATGCCGCGCTTGGCAGCCGTCTCCTGACGATCGATGACGCCTCACAGGCGGAGGTCATCGCCGAGCGGCTGGATGAGCTGAACCGCGAGCGGCAGGCGATGGAAGCCGCCATGCTGGCGGAAGCGGAGGCGGAGGCGCTGTTCGAATATGGTGACGGCTCCGGGGCGGGCGTCATCGTGACTGCGCGCGAAAACTGGCATCCCGGCATTGTCGGTCTGCTTGCTTCGCGTCTGAAGGATCGCTTCCGTCGTCCCGCCTTCGCCATTGCCTTCGATCCCTCCGGCAAGGGCACCGGCTCGGGCCGTTCGATCACCGGTTTCGATATGGGGCGTATGGTGCGCGCCGCCGTTGAGGCCGGGTTGCTGGTCAAGGGGGGCGGTCACGCCATGGCGGCCGGCCTGACGGTGGAGCGGGCCAATCTCGGCAAGCTCAGGACTTTCTTCGAGGACGCGGCGGCAAAGACCGTGAACGAGCTGGTGGAAAGCAGCGTACTGAAGATCGACGGCGCCATCGGCGCCTCGGGCGCGACATTGCAGCTTGTCGACCAGCTGGAGCAGGCCGGTCCTTATGGATCGGGTCACTCGCAACCGATCTTCGCCGTGCCCTCACATCGCCTGCGCGATGTGAGGCTCGTGGGCACATCCCACGTCAAGATTACGCTTGAGGCCATGGATGGCTCGCGGCTGGATGGCATCGCCTTTCGCGCCGCCGAAGCGCCTCTGGGGCAGATGCTCCTGAATGCGCGCGGCAGGAACATTCACGTTGCAGGCACTGTGGGCGCCGATCTCTGGCAGGGCCAGAGGCGTGTGCAGCTGCGCGTTCTGGATGCGGCCTTCGCACCCTGA